In Setaria italica strain Yugu1 chromosome IX, Setaria_italica_v2.0, whole genome shotgun sequence, the genomic stretch CAACTTGTCAAGCGATTTAGTCTAAGTTCATTCAAGGTCCAACCATGAACCTTAATTTACACTTAGAAGTTAGAATGAACCACTTAAAAGTTGAAGGACCTAAACGAATCACTTTGAAAGTTCAAAGGTCCAAATGAAAATGTGGGAACAGTTTAGGGACCTATGGtgtgaaaaataaataaatatattttcTAGATTTTCTGTAGACTAATCATCACTCGTCAGATATTCCTAACTAAAACTGCTAATTAACCAAACCTACCACATGCATCTTAATAGACTAGACCTTTTTCTTAACAACAATAAACCAAACCTTAGAAAGAGGAAAAATCAAGTAATCAAATATGGATGCACAATGGAAAGAAAAAATAGACAATTAAATATGCACACatcaaaaaaagagaaaaatgagaCAACTAATCAAATGTTATTTTTTGGAACCTGTCCATCTACGTTCGAGTCCTAagtgctctttttttttgaatttatttaaaattTAACTAGTGGTTTTCTTTTGCTGAGGTATCAGTGATGACTTTCTTTATCTCAAGATTTGTTGATTCAGTTTTTGTTGATGCTCATAAAAAGTATTGTTGTGTGTGTATTCTAAGGATGAGTAGCATGCGTGAGCATGTGTATCTATAATGTGTTAAAAAGAAAGTGACCCTTAACCACGACAAAGGTGAGAGACGTTAACGTGATAGCCATTCCGGTTAAACTTCCCACAATTTTCCTATTATCTTCATTTTTTACTCTACTGGTTGCAATCACTATCAGATGAACCTTTAAGATTAAAGTGTTGCTAAAAGTAATCCATCGAGTCAAGAATGCGAAGACATTCTACGTAGCCCCAACNNNNNNNNNNNNNNNNNNNNNNNNNNNNNNNNNNNNNNNNNNNNNNNNNNNNNNNNNNNNNNNNNNNNNNNNNNNNNNNNNNNNNNNNNNNNNNNNNNNNNNNNNNNNNNNNNNNNNNNNNNNNNNNNNNNNNNNNNNNNNNNNNNNNNNNNNNNNNNNNNNNNNNNNNNNNNNNNNNNNNNNNNNNNNNNNNNNNNNNNNNNNNNNNNNNNNNNNNNNNNNNNNNNNNNNNNNNNNNNNNNNNNNNNNNNNNNNNNCTTCGGCATCCTTGGCTGCGCCGACATCGCGCGCAAGGTCTCGCGCGCCCTCCTGATGCTCccgcccggcgccgccacgtcgccgccgtcggcagCCGCTCCGAGGATAAGGCCCGCCGCTTCGTCGCCGAGACGGGCCTCCCGGCGGCGCGCCCCCACGGCTCCTACGAGTCCCTCCTCGGCGACCCGGACGTGGAGGCCGTCTACCTCCCGCTCCCCACCAGCCTCCACGTGCCCtgggccacggccgccgccgcgcggggcaAGCACCTGCTCCTCGAGAAGCCCACCGCGCTGTgcgccgccgacctcgacgCCATCCTCGACGCCTGCGACGCCTCGGGGGTCCAGTTCATGGACACCACAATGTGGATCCACAACCCGCGCACCGCCAAGATGCGGGAGATCGTCGCCGACAAGGACGCCTTCGGCGACGTCAGAGTGGTCAGTTCTTGAAAACACATTTTCGCTGCTTGATTTTGGTGAAAATTTGGAAATGCCTCATGTCAAAAACCAGTATGGAAAGAAATGCTGCCTCATATCAATTGCTAGTATGAAGAGAAACACCAAGGAATATATATATTTAACAGTATTAGAAGGACCTATGAACGGATTTCTATTTTCTAGTTCGGTTATAAACTAAGAAATAGATATATAGAGAAAAAATTAACTTCTTGGCATCGTTAATGCCGATCCAGACTGATTGGGCTTGTTTATCAATCAACTGTCGTGTTGCCTTAATTAGTCAAGTTTGATAATTAAGAGTGACGTGTACCTTATTATAGGTTTTCTCGTGTCTAGCAAGGGCTTGTTGCTGCTTGGCAGCAAAAAATATAGCTAGGAACCTCGTGCACTCTTGCTGCTGAAATAGGGCTTGTTATTGTCTTGAGATATGTTGGCTTCTGAATTGAGCTGAAATGACAATGACACAACTTAGCAGTTCATTTCAGTTATAGTTACTTGTAAGAATGAATGCAGCTGGAACACCGCATATGCATTCAATTCGTGTACGTATTTTCAGTCATGTTTGAATACTTGTTCATGTAGCTGAGATttgatgttctatattccactTGAAGTTGTTTCATATTGAAACCTTGAATACGCAAGAGACCCATGTATCATTGCATTAAAAGGAGAATAGAGATGTACAACACACCCAACACAACACCACCCTTTTGGAAGTTATATACACACACCCTACAAACAATCATAATTTATGTCAGCTTAGCTACTTAGGGGTTTAGTGTTGATATAATTCTCTGGAGCTCGGATGTTTATGACACATTGATGAGCTTAAAATATTCAACCACCATTTTTAAGAAAATGAACCACCATTTTTTAAGGCCATGAACCACCATTCATAAGGAAGCAATTAAACTCAGGAAGGTATTTTGTTCTGTTGTAGCTTCACCAGTTTAAATTTTACACCTTATGTTAACTGCATGATATGAATTCATCTGATTTTGTATGGATAGAGTTTAGCTATATCATTCCAGCTATGAAGAAAAGGATAGGATATGAATATGGCTATATGATTTCCAGCTACACAGAAAAGAATAGATATTGATTAAATGATTCCACTCCAAAGAGTCCGTTGATCTCTTGTTATTAGCTTAATTTGAGCCGGGTAAATAGTAAATCGATGTGATTCTTGGTTTATGCACATAGAAATTTTTCTCAAAACCATGAAAAAAGCCAGAAATTGTTTGTTTTATGGTAGTATGTGACTTGAGGAGTGCATATGTAATGTTATAGGTTATCATGTGCTCTCTAGCCTTAATGTACTATAGAGTGATCTTTTTTCACATAATTTTATAGGTCAACAAATATcatgccttttctttttccactgCAGATACACAGTATGTGTGGATTTCGGGCATCCGAATATTTTCTCCAGAATGACATCAGGGTAAAACCAGACCTTGATGCCCTGGGTGTGCTCGGTGATGTTGGATGGTACTGCATACGCTCGATCTTGTGGGCTGTTGATTATGAGCTTCCCGAGACTGTTATTGCTCAGGGTCATCCTGTCAAGAACCAAGCTGGCGTTATTCTTGCTTGTGGTGCAACATTGTACTGGGCAGATGGCAAGACTGCCACCTTCAACTGCTCCTTTCTTACCAACCTTGCTTTTGATGTCACCATATATGGCACAAATGGTACTCTCCACGTCACTGACTTGGTCATTCCATATGAAGAGAAGTCTGCAGAGTTCAGTTTGGCCTCAAAGTCAACATTTGTCAAACCCACCATCGGATGGGATCCTATCCCAAGTAAGCATATTGTTACTACAGATCTGCCACAGGAGGCGCTCATGGTCAAGGAATTCTCGAGGCTCGTGCAGAACATCCGGGATGCTGGCGGCAGGCCTGAGGGGAAGTGGCCGGCTATCACCCGGAAGACGCAGGTTGTGTTGGATGCCGTGAAAGCTTCTATTGACAAGGGATCTGAGCCGATTGAGGTTGCTGGCTAAATATAACAAATGGCAGCTCCTGCTGTTAAGTCTGTACTTCATGGCTTCCACATGTATTTGCTTGAACTACACTTTTGTGCCTCACATGACCTAATTGTAATAATTTTAAGGAATTTGGTTAAATTGAGGAGTACATAACAGTGTACTGAATCGGTGGTTATTACGAATAAATTCTGTAATAGATGGGGGTAGAGCACTGAGTGGTCGGTCATTCACGTTCTGGCATTTTGTTCATGGAAAGGGGGGTTCATGTATCAGAAATTTGTTCAATTGTTTGCGTTCTATGCTGCATACAAGCAATGGAAGCTGGCATTTTTTCAGCTTAAGTATGCAAAACAAATGAAGATTGCAACAATGAGACTAATCGTCCTATATTCTTTTTTTGTGCACAAGTAACTTCTGTGCTGGGCTGGGCAACATCTGAGGTACGCTTCCCTTGACATGGTGGTGAATTGGCAGGTGTGCTCCAACTTCTGTCAGAACTGAGTACCAACAGAAGCGGTTTGCGGCTGCCTTTGTTGTTGGTTTTGTAAGAGGTAGCTGCTGATGGTTATTCAGAGATTGGTGGTTCATCAGTTAAGAATTCCGAGAATTCTTCATGCTAGAGGCCGTATGCTTGAGTTTGTCGCTCTGATACTGATAGGTTCGCCAAGGAATTCTCTGAGTGGCGATTCCAAGGCTGGATGTGGAGTCAGAAATTTAGGACTGTCATTATCCATCGATCAGTTACCTTATTTCTTCAATTTGCTATGATGTCTTCAGCGTTGTAGGTTACCAAAATGGCCAATGATCCCATCTGTCAGAAATTTGTCACCAGATCAGTTCGGTCAGAAATTTCTTCAATGGAGGGAGCTTTGGAGACCATGTCCATGATGGGTAGCGAAGGTTTCTACGAGAAGTATCATCTGGGGGAAAAGCCTAAAATGTTGGGATTCTATATATAGTGATATGTTTTTGCTTTTCCCAGACTTAGGAGCTTTTAACACCAGTTATAGTGGTCAATTCTGGGAAGAATTTGCAAGACTCGACACGAATTTGCCACATTGTCTAATTGTCTTCATCTGTGTAACCGGCATGCCAAAGCATAACAAAAATATAGTTGAAATCAGGTTTAAACTTTGTACAAAACTAGGACCATTATGTTTGTGAACTCAAGAGCTTTCCATAGTGATTGCACAGTAAGACAAAGCATGTCGTTGCGTGTTCCCCAAACGAATGAAAGGTCGTGTTGGGCATATATAGCAAAAAATGCCTGCTCTAACGCAGCCTATGCAGGGAGCTGGCGGTACAATACAGGTGGGCTCGCCGGTGCTGTCAGCCGGCAATGATTCCGGCCGGCCTTGCTCGCGGACCGTGTCACGCGCCGGCCGAATGGGCGCTGGGCCACGCGTGATCCCGCCCAGGAAGCCAGATCCGACAGCGATCAGATCACCCCGGCCATTGTGGCCATGCAGAAGCTGTTTTAACTTCCGTTGATACATGTCTTGGGAAAAGAAAGGTACTTGCATCGTCATTATTTGGTACCTGATGATCGAAGGGCATATGCCTACAGTTCGGGAACTTCATGTAAGATTCCTTATAATTTCCGCCTTGCATGGATATGCAGCAGATCAGTGTATTAAGCCCTTAGAGGTACGCTCCGTTGAAATTAGGCAAAGAAATAATGAACAAAGAGTAGAGAGGGGGTTTTTTCATCCAGATTCATGAAAATTAGATGGACAATCTTTCCAACATATTTACCATCTTGCATGTGTTATCTAAGAATGAAACAATAACTACTTCTACGATCAACCAAATACACATGTGAAACAAGTCTGGATGTGACATAAGTAACATTTAAGATTCATAAAAAAACACTTGCTTAGGGTTCTAATTTTGTATCGCACAAATAAAACATCGATAGAGTAACGTACAGTTGATCAAAGCCTTATCCTAATGAACGAATTGTATCCTTACAAGATTGGTATGTGAAACTTTTGTCTTTCCTAGAAGGAACTTGAGCAATGAGGTCCTAGTTTGTAGTTGTACTCTTTACTGCGTGCCTACTCCATTAGCGTGGACACTTGACTTCGTAAAAATACATGATTCATCTGAGATTCTTGTCAGTGCTTCTTAGAACCCCATTAGGGTGATGAGTACTCGTATTTCCTAGCGTCACTAATTAATACCAGTCATTGTTATAGCATGGTTCGTGTAGGTTACCACGTTCTTGATCAGTGGCGTAGCCAGAAACTGTTTTCTGTATAGCTTGTTAGGGGGATCAATAGTGTTAAAGTTTTCAAAATTTGctcaaaatttaaatttcataCTCAAAACTTGCAtggctgcccccccccccccccaccccgccTACGCTACTGTTCTTGATCCATCAAGAAGCTGTCAGGAAAAATCTAATTCCCCCTCGTATTGATATGAAATTTAGTTAATTTAGAAATTGTCTTCAGCCTCTCTTGAGCAGTAAAAGAGGTATCatgattttttgaaaagttTTTTCACAGGAGACTTTCAATCATATCTGAATTTCTCTTTTGCATCTTCCACTTCAATTCATTTCTCAATGGCCAAGACTCTAAATGAAAGAATTATGATCCATCCTCCACTACACAAAGATTATGTTTATTATTTCTCAATGGCCAAGACTCTAAATGAAAGAATTATGATCCATCCTCCACTACAGAAAGAATTACTATCTGAACATAAAGGATTATGTTTATTTCTTAAATGAAAGAATAAAAATTACTCCATCCTCCACTACACAACAGCTTTTTCTTAGGGTCTCTTTGAGGTGGCCGACGGGATTATGATCCGTACTATTTTGTACATAGGTACATACGCTCGGCAAAAACTCATAATCTTGTCAAATTCCTATAAGGTATCCAAGCATTTTTTTTACTGGTTAAGGAAGAGAGCGAAATATGCATGTGatctttattttaatttttaacaGGGGAGTTGTTCTGTCTGCACTGAGATAGATCTAGGCCAAGCAGTTAATGATAACTAAGGATGGCAATGCCCAAGTTTAAACCAAAGTAGGATGTGGGGTGGGGAAAGCTATGAGGAGAATTaggtggcgtttggttccctttgcttatttttagcatgtgtcacatcgaatgtttagatactaattaggggtattaaacgtagactatttacaaaacccattacataagtggaggctaaacggcgagacgaatctattaagcctaattaatccatcattagcaaatgtttactgtagcaacacattgtcaaatcatggactaattaggtttaatagattcatctcgccgtttagcctccacttatgtaatcggttttataaatagtctacatttaatactcctaattagtatctaaacattcgatgtgacgggtgcttaaatttaagtcagtgaaccaaaccaggccttaaaTGAATCTTTGGAGAATTGTTTAAATGTGTCTAGAACACATTATATTTGAtgataaattttgaatgctTAAATATCTTATATtttaggacagagggagtatccTAGCTACTACATCAACAAATGATGCACAAAAATGTTTATTCTTAGAACCTCGTGGCCATTGGCTAGCTCATGGGAAAGAAAATACAATCATTAATAGTCTAGAACATAAAGAATTTCTTCATAAACCTCAACCGTAGCAAAAATGTTATGTCCATCATCATGGTGATGGTATGAAGCTATTGGCTGCCATTTTGATGTGGTGGTGCTCCTCTGTGTAATAATAACCAAAAGTGAATCAAATGAGTTATTACCCCTCAAAATTACCTATATGGAAGAATATGTCGATGCCTTGTCTGAAACCATATCATTTCAACAAAGAGAAGCCCTAACCAAGATCTATATTGTGTTTCAACTTTTTCTCCACCCCCACAGCTAGCCACTCCTCAAACATGTCTAGACACTTGGTGGCTTGAGATCACAAGCAACTTGTACCATTCTCTATATACTATATGTACTTAGCAAAATGACAATAAAGAAAGATGCTGTATCAATTCATTATTTCATTTAGATGAAGGAGAAACATCCAATAAAGCACTACATTAATTAGCACGCCAGCAACAGAAATGGCCCTAGTTTGCATCACATATATACAAACATACTCTAAGTACGTGGTTCTCTTGTTTGTGCTTCTTCAACCTTCACGAACCACATAGTCTTTAATGCATGCCTTCCAGAGTCTGAAGAGGCTTCTCGTTCTCCATCCATTGCTTCTGTTCTGAGGGCAGTTACTCTAGCTAGAGCGAGCGGAGGAGGCTGCGGATGATGTCGGCCTGGGGGCTGTCGCCGTCCATGGTCTCCATGAGCTCTGACAGCCTGTTGTTGAGGTCGTCGACCTCCCGGTGCAGCCTCCTGATGTACTGGCACGTCTCCTGCAGCAGCTTTGACGCCGACGACTGCGAGGAGCAAAAGCATTTCACAGAGAGACGATTAATCAACACGTGATCAGAATGCATGTGCAGATGATGAGCAACAAATTAACCTAGCAGCCATAGTGCCGTTACATGCACATGGATTCTACCTAAAGTATAGCGTTGAGCGGATGAAAGAGCCTGTCATTCCATTTTAGATGTCATACCCGACCGGCGGCTCCGCGGCGGGATGACTCGGGGAGGACGGACTGGAGCTTGGAGATGAGCTCGTTGATCTCATCGTCGTTGATCCTGCCGGCTCGGTGCCCCGACATCTCCGGTGCTGCGAGCCGTGGATCTCACTCTCTTATTTTGAGCTCAGACACAAACGGGTGAGAAGATTGGTGGAAAATAAAGGTGAAAGGGACTCCAAAAAGGAGAGTATTAAGACCGCGAGAGAGAAGTTTGTAGGTGTGAGGAACTGAGTAAGATGTGTATTAATAGGAGGTGGAGCGATGGCCTACGCCGTCCCCCTGTTCGGGCTCGCTGCTGCTCGTGGGACCAGATGTCATGGGATTGGAAGTACAAGAGGGCGTGTTTAAATTGAAAGTCCATTTTTTTCATTAAACTATGTGTTTTACAACTCCAACTATGGTCGGAACCTGATAGAAATTTCATGTGTAGATCAACCGAGCAGTGGCCTTGACCTCCCCGGAGTTTGGGCGTCGGAGCAAGGGTGGGCAATGGAGAAATTTCATATTAGAAAGTGTTACAGACTTACATGCGCCATTCCAACTTGCCCTAATTGGCAATTCCATTACACACATCTTCGAGGTCAGTTGTTGAACTAAAGCTTATCTACCAACAAAGAGAACGGTTCATTTGGTAACCGAGCATTGCAATAAGTATTAATCATAatcacttttttcttctttttgcaacTACAAATATGATGTTTCTCACGCCAAGAATCTCTCTCTCGTGCAACACACACTCTGCATCTAAGTTTTGACTGCTATATTTACATGTTGCCGTGACTACACATCATATACCAAACTCTTTTGGTTAACATTTCAAACATATAACAAGAAATGATGAGTTTTCCTTACACGCGTGTGTAGCTACTTCCATCATTAATTTATCACTATGTATATGTTTGCATGCTCATTTATTGCTTTGATTATGTTCATATATACTGATTTTAAGATACTCCAAAGTGATCTATATGAAACATTTCGATATCGCACATTTTTTGGAATATATTTTAATTATAATGTGATACTAGCATTAAAAAGTATGTCCACATATTTCATATATGCCCACGTATCCAACATATGTATCATCTCAGATGGTCTTGTATGATCACATACTACATGTACTACTTATCATCGGGTTAGACACGTCCTGAtggtccatagacccggggtccccaaCAGGACTACTTTCTCGCGACACTTGGCCCAACGAAGGGCGCAGCAACAACCCGTACCTGGGCCGGCCCAGCTACGCGAAGCCAGGCCGAGAC encodes the following:
- the LOC101766486 gene encoding transcription factor ILI3 codes for the protein MSGHRAGRINDDEINELISKLQSVLPESSRRGAAGRSSASKLLQETCQYIRRLHREVDDLNNRLSELMETMDGDSPQADIIRSLLRSL